From one Phocaeicola salanitronis DSM 18170 genomic stretch:
- a CDS encoding DUF4493 domain-containing protein yields MGKMKTYATMFCAMLAMGALTVSCSSEDEAVQGAAEGEGLISFDVTTETGFQSRAVNEADYANINNYTVQLLKDGEVQNEWKKNVLPVTTKVDPGTYQLKAFYGEDKAASTTSMYVEGIGEEVEVTADQEEPAKLSVVCKPVCAKVLVEFDAEALDTYFSDYSVKFETKALGSGSFTWKKNDTDPVYMKVDANESIKYTVTAKYKDTSIADAVKSGTYTLSPSDGLTLHIAPEGDGKLGIEITINEKTNDIEQDIEVPSDWVTDKE; encoded by the coding sequence ATGGGAAAGATGAAAACGTATGCAACAATGTTTTGCGCAATGCTGGCAATGGGCGCATTGACGGTTTCTTGCTCTTCGGAGGATGAAGCGGTGCAGGGCGCAGCAGAAGGCGAAGGATTGATTTCTTTCGATGTGACAACAGAAACCGGCTTCCAGTCACGGGCGGTGAATGAAGCCGACTATGCTAATATTAATAATTATACGGTACAGCTGTTGAAAGATGGTGAAGTGCAAAATGAATGGAAAAAAAATGTGCTCCCTGTTACTACGAAAGTAGATCCTGGTACTTATCAGTTAAAGGCTTTTTATGGCGAAGACAAAGCTGCTTCAACCACCTCTATGTACGTAGAAGGTATTGGCGAGGAAGTGGAAGTTACGGCAGATCAGGAAGAGCCTGCCAAGCTGAGCGTAGTATGTAAACCCGTTTGCGCAAAAGTTTTGGTAGAGTTCGATGCTGAAGCATTGGATACTTATTTCAGCGATTATTCGGTTAAGTTCGAAACCAAGGCATTGGGCAGCGGTTCATTTACATGGAAGAAAAATGATACTGACCCTGTTTATATGAAAGTAGATGCAAACGAAAGTATAAAATACACCGTAACGGCGAAATACAAAGATACAAGCATAGCGGATGCTGTGAAAAGCGGAACTTATACCTTAAGCCCGTCCGATGGTTTGACGCTGCATATCGCTCCGGAAGGAGACGGCAAGTTGGGTATTGAGATTACCATCAATGAAAAGACGAACGATATTGAGCAAGATATCGAAGTGCCGTCCGACTGGGTAACAGATAAAGAATAA
- a CDS encoding DUF4493 domain-containing protein, whose amino-acid sequence MGLEVNTSSITRAEAAYNPKQLAVQIVNASGEVVKETTNFETNWKGETIELPVGTYTVKASSAGFDGATSGFDKPYYAGSTQVTVKSEKSANATIECTLANVKVTVNFDQTFKDAFTGAEVEIDDKAGDAGISPLDFIMNQTTQSGYFPVTDLKATVSATNKNSVTNTQVNEITDVKARDHYILNYKVGETTGGNVTVEVDPATKTYTFNIEFPLVVPDQPTLAVSSANAWAKLVYLEGTMNGNNVVEVDPTKVAFQYREKKADATDEDWIKVAAVNENGTYKATITQLPPATAYESRLVYGEENTFTSDVKEFTTEAATALYNGSFEDWNKGTGNYKNTWFADAAVSADFNKSFWDSGNVGTSTGMAATLGAKNPTSPEETIVHTSGKSAKLASTYVVIQFAAGNIYTGNYQETIMNPMGARINFGQPFTARPIALHGWIQYAPGEVNRGKDTNLPSDATLHLGDTDQNAIYIALSDKGAPYEVNNGKKQFIDFDNDPNIIAYGELPQAECVATDGWKEVNIPLVYRSLERKPTHIIIVMSASKYGDYFVGSDSSVMYVDDFELVYDGEPSVQE is encoded by the coding sequence TTGGGATTGGAAGTAAATACATCTTCCATTACTCGTGCGGAAGCTGCTTATAATCCGAAACAACTTGCTGTGCAGATTGTCAATGCAAGCGGCGAAGTGGTAAAGGAAACAACAAACTTTGAAACAAACTGGAAAGGCGAAACCATTGAGCTGCCTGTCGGTACCTATACCGTAAAAGCTTCTTCGGCTGGATTCGACGGAGCTACTTCAGGGTTTGACAAACCTTATTATGCCGGAAGCACGCAAGTAACTGTGAAAAGTGAAAAGAGTGCAAACGCTACTATCGAATGTACGCTTGCCAATGTGAAAGTAACCGTTAACTTCGACCAAACGTTTAAGGATGCTTTTACCGGGGCGGAGGTGGAAATAGATGATAAAGCTGGCGATGCCGGTATCAGTCCGTTAGACTTTATCATGAATCAGACCACTCAATCAGGCTATTTCCCGGTAACAGACCTGAAAGCAACCGTATCGGCAACAAATAAAAACAGTGTAACCAATACACAAGTCAATGAAATTACCGATGTGAAAGCCCGCGACCATTATATCTTAAACTATAAGGTAGGGGAAACCACAGGCGGTAATGTAACGGTGGAAGTGGATCCGGCAACCAAAACATACACATTCAACATTGAATTCCCATTGGTTGTGCCCGACCAGCCGACCTTAGCGGTTTCTTCTGCCAATGCATGGGCGAAGCTCGTTTATTTGGAAGGTACGATGAACGGAAACAACGTGGTGGAGGTAGATCCTACTAAAGTGGCATTTCAGTATCGGGAGAAAAAAGCGGATGCGACTGATGAGGATTGGATTAAAGTGGCAGCTGTCAATGAAAATGGAACGTATAAAGCTACAATTACCCAACTGCCCCCTGCAACGGCATACGAAAGTCGGTTAGTATATGGTGAAGAAAATACGTTTACAAGTGATGTGAAGGAATTTACTACGGAAGCGGCTACAGCATTATATAACGGTAGTTTCGAGGATTGGAATAAGGGTACAGGTAACTATAAGAATACTTGGTTTGCAGATGCGGCAGTTAGTGCGGATTTCAATAAATCTTTCTGGGATTCCGGTAATGTAGGCACTTCTACAGGAATGGCTGCTACGCTTGGAGCTAAAAACCCTACTTCCCCTGAGGAAACAATTGTTCATACTTCTGGGAAGTCAGCCAAATTGGCTTCAACGTATGTAGTTATACAGTTTGCTGCTGGTAATATTTATACGGGAAATTATCAGGAAACGATAATGAATCCGATGGGTGCACGTATTAATTTTGGACAACCTTTTACAGCACGTCCAATTGCCTTGCATGGCTGGATTCAGTATGCACCGGGCGAAGTGAATAGAGGGAAAGATACAAATTTGCCGTCAGATGCAACTTTGCATTTGGGTGATACAGATCAAAATGCAATTTATATAGCATTGTCTGACAAAGGTGCTCCTTATGAAGTAAATAATGGTAAAAAACAATTTATTGATTTTGATAATGATCCTAACATAATTGCTTACGGTGAACTTCCACAGGCGGAATGCGTGGCGACAGATGGGTGGAAGGAAGTAAATATTCCGTTGGTATATCGAAGTCTTGAACGTAAGCCTACACATATAATTATTGTGATGAGTGCAAGTAAATACGGTGATTATTTTGTCGGTAGTGATTCAAGTGTAATGTACGTGGATGATTTCGAACTGGTTTACGATGGCGAACCGTCCGTTCAAGAATAA
- a CDS encoding DUF4493 domain-containing protein has protein sequence MKTMNKWMLGVLLTGALASCEMKDELAGTGTSEAMGALQLGLSVKEPGTGRANNDVTTFPVEITCEDTPANSKTFASYAEIVELDNVVPLAAGTYVVKAHTQGTLVGFSIMKDPYYQGVADLTVTEGITEDVNVVCTLANTRVALDLPSDFDSFDSWTITLDGGNNHTLEFSNADNYDNHTAYWYLGETGVPTLKMNIMAVKEGVTYTKAQTLTKADAVENFGENDNPNFVGGDALAINIDVTQEETPEQPEQPQIGFDVSVILSFSNHDESVTIPITPGTGDSGDDDDEPTDDPNQGGGGQEPDPEPSEAITISDNDTGYLTNGVTVVGGKYPDDVVIVMNVKNGIKSLYVKVDTDNEAFEEAAGNMNLTTGDGLDLTSDVVSDLESMFALPTVNSTEYEFTMNDVLFNLLCGTESTIGFPGKHDFILTVIDANNQQKTATLTINIVE, from the coding sequence ATGAAGACAATGAATAAATGGATGCTGGGCGTATTGCTTACAGGGGCATTGGCGTCTTGCGAAATGAAAGACGAGCTGGCTGGTACAGGCACATCCGAAGCTATGGGTGCATTGCAACTGGGCTTGTCGGTGAAAGAGCCGGGAACAGGCCGGGCTAACAACGATGTAACAACATTCCCGGTAGAAATCACTTGCGAGGATACACCGGCGAATAGCAAGACTTTTGCTTCGTATGCCGAAATTGTAGAGTTGGACAATGTAGTGCCTTTGGCTGCAGGTACGTATGTAGTTAAAGCCCATACGCAGGGAACATTGGTCGGATTTTCTATTATGAAAGACCCTTATTATCAAGGTGTAGCCGATTTGACGGTAACCGAGGGTATTACGGAAGACGTGAATGTCGTATGTACGTTGGCGAATACCAGGGTGGCATTGGATTTGCCAAGCGATTTCGATTCTTTCGATAGCTGGACCATTACGTTGGATGGTGGCAATAATCATACGTTGGAGTTCAGCAATGCGGACAATTATGATAATCATACAGCTTATTGGTATTTGGGCGAGACAGGTGTACCTACATTGAAAATGAATATAATGGCTGTAAAAGAGGGGGTAACCTATACGAAGGCACAAACCTTGACGAAAGCAGATGCGGTTGAAAACTTTGGCGAGAACGATAACCCGAACTTTGTAGGAGGTGACGCATTGGCTATCAATATCGATGTAACCCAAGAAGAAACTCCCGAACAACCGGAACAGCCGCAGATTGGCTTTGATGTATCGGTTATCTTAAGTTTCTCAAATCATGACGAAAGCGTGACGATTCCTATCACTCCGGGTACCGGAGATTCGGGAGACGACGATGATGAGCCTACGGATGATCCGAACCAAGGTGGTGGAGGTCAAGAGCCAGATCCGGAACCGTCTGAAGCCATTACTATTTCGGATAATGATACGGGGTATTTGACGAATGGTGTAACAGTGGTTGGAGGTAAATACCCTGATGATGTGGTTATTGTAATGAATGTAAAAAATGGAATCAAGAGTCTTTATGTGAAAGTTGATACAGATAATGAGGCTTTTGAAGAAGCTGCTGGGAATATGAATTTGACCACGGGCGATGGATTGGATTTGACCAGTGACGTTGTATCTGATTTAGAAAGTATGTTTGCTTTACCTACAGTTAATTCTACAGAATATGAATTTACAATGAATGACGTTTTATTTAACCTTTTATGTGGAACTGAGAGCACTATAGGTTTCCCAGGAAAACATGATTTCATTTTAACAGTAATTGATGCTAATAACCAGCAAAAAACTGCTACTTTGACTATTAATATTGTTGAATAA